In Nitrosomonas ureae, the sequence TGATCAAAGTAGTTTCTATTTAATTTTGCGTTTTTCATCTTCATTTCCTTTTTCTGTTTAATTTGTTGATATGTTCATTATACAGAGTATTGCAAAAAAAACAATAAAAACAACAAGTTAAATAGAATATTTTTGAAATATTTCGTACTCGGATTTTGATATTTCCGTTATCCTGTCGCAACGGACATCATTTCCATTATCATACCAATACACCCCATCGGCGTCTGGTCCGTCACGTCCACCTGGATCACCATCATCATACCAATCACATACAACTTTTCTCGCCGCTTTACTAACATCATCGTCTGGCTCGACTTTAATCGATACATCTTTGTAAAATTCAAACTCACCGCACCTGGTTAATATTGATAGTAGATAATATTTCATGGTTTCACCTGTTGGGCTGTGTTGGATCGGAATGATTGATAACTGCGTACTTTTGATTGTGTTTTGGCGAAATGATCGGAAAATTCAACCTTCACACCCTTTTCATTGATCGTTTTAAGGAATAAAGATAAGTCGCAATCTTCTTCCAGGTAAACCCATTCGCCGAGTTGGTATGAAAAGGCCGAGATTTCTTTCTCGATACCTAGCTCAATTAAGAGCGATCTTTTTACCTTCGCCCAGCCGTGACCGGGATCTGCTAAGAATTTAATTTTCATGGTTGCTTCTCCTATTTGGTTCGCCCCTTGCGGGGCTTTTGTTTAGTTATTGTGGCTTGACTTGCCCGGCTTTCATGATCTTGTCAGCTGCGCTGAAAATCTTCTGAGCTGACTTTTCCTGAATTTCACAGCTTCTTAGCCAGTGTTGGATATAACCCCGAGATTCGTCTAATCCGGGTAAACTCAACAAACTGCACAAAATGTACGCTACCGATTCTGCTTCAACCTCACGTATGTCTTGAGGCGTTGTATCGTGGTCAGTCATGGTGTGTTCTAGGGTATGGCCTAAGACAACATGCGCTAATTCGTGGAAGCGGGTTTTGTGTGGATATTGAGCAAGGGGATTGATTGCGATCGATGCGCCGGACGCATATCCCTGACAATTTCCATTGTAGTGATCGAATGTTCCCTCAGTTATTCCCAGCGCATTCAATGCCAATTCTCTGTCCCAGGATGGTACCGGAATCTCATTCGCAAAATCCTCGCCCTCAGTTTGCCAAAGCACGAACCAGTTATTTTTCCAAACAAACCGGGAAAAAACATGCTCTTCAGTTTCGCCGGTTGATTTGTTTTCCTTCTCGCTTTTCATGGTGATGGGCATGCACAGAGCGATTGCTTTCTCACCCTTTTTGACCTGCCGGCCTTTTTCTGTCCATGCTTTGTAACTTGCGATCGGTCCGAGTTTAATTCCTCTGGCAGCGCATTGGAACGCAGCCGCCATTACATTGCCCAGGCTGTAATTATGAAAGGCCGAATATGCTTCGCTGATGATGCCGGGCTGGTTTACTGCGTTGCTAAGTAGTGTGGAGAACTGTATATTGATTGTAGTCATTCTTAATACCCCTCGTATTGAGTTTGATTAGAAAG encodes:
- a CDS encoding ArdC-like ssDNA-binding domain-containing protein, encoding MTTINIQFSTLLSNAVNQPGIISEAYSAFHNYSLGNVMAAAFQCAARGIKLGPIASYKAWTEKGRQVKKGEKAIALCMPITMKSEKENKSTGETEEHVFSRFVWKNNWFVLWQTEGEDFANEIPVPSWDRELALNALGITEGTFDHYNGNCQGYASGASIAINPLAQYPHKTRFHELAHVVLGHTLEHTMTDHDTTPQDIREVEAESVAYILCSLLSLPGLDESRGYIQHWLRSCEIQEKSAQKIFSAADKIMKAGQVKPQ